One Chionomys nivalis chromosome 4, mChiNiv1.1, whole genome shotgun sequence genomic region harbors:
- the LOC130873027 gene encoding olfactory receptor 145-like, which translates to MSKKRMHTKNISFITEFILVGLTEHSETQFPFFFLFLGIYVVTVAGNLGLLTLIGLNSPLHTPMYYFLFNLSFIDLCYSTVITPKLLVNFVSAMNTISYEGCMTQLFFYCFFVSAECYVLTVTAYDRYVAICKPLMYTVTMSPQVCSLLTLIVYMGAFIGAWAHTGCMLRLTFCKDNIINHYMCDILPLLELSCTSTYVNEVVVFIVVGFDVAVPSITIIVSYTFILSSILRIHSTEGRSKAFSTCSSHIIVVSVFFGSGAFMYLHPSSVLSMDQGKVSTVFYTIVVPMLNPLIYSFRNKEVKVALRKTLSNKIFS; encoded by the exons atgtctaaaa AGAGAATGCACACGAAGAATATTTCCTTCATTACTGAGTTTATCCTGGTGGGTTTAACAGAACATTCAGAGACCcagtttcccttcttcttcctcttccttggcATCTATGTTGTCACTGTGGCAGGAAACCTGGGGTTGCTCACTCTAATTGGACTGAATTCTCCCCTTCACACTCCTATGTACTACTTCCTCTTTAATTTGTCTTTCATTGATCTCTGTTACTCTACTGTCATCACTCCAAAACTGTTGGTAAACTTTGTTTCAGCCATGAACACAATTTCCTATGAAGGATGCATGACTCAGCTCTTTTTCTACTGCTTCTTTGTCAGTGCAGAATGCTATGTGTTGACAGTCACGGCATAtgatcgctatgtggccatctgtaaGCCCCTGATGTACACAGTTACCATGTCCCCTCAGGTTTGTTCTCTATTGACACTCATTGTGTACATGGGGGCATTTATTGGTGCATGGGCCCACACAGGGTGCATGCTGAGGTTGACCTTCTGTAAGGACAACATCATCAACCATTACATGTGTGACATTCTTCCACTGTTGGAGCTCTCCTGCACCAGCACTTACGTCAATGAAGTGGTAGTATTCATTGTTGTAGGTTTTGATGTAGCTGTGCCCAGCATCACCATCATCGTTTCTTACACATTCATTCTTTCTAGCATACTTCGGATTCATTCCACTGAAGGAAGGTCCAAGGCTTTCAGCACTTGTAGCTCACATATAattgtggtttctgttttctttgggtCAGGGGCTTTCATGTACCTCCATCCTTCCTCTGTTCTCTCCATGGATCAAGGGAAAGTGTCCACTGTATTCTATACCATTGTGGTGCCCATGCTCAATCCTTTAATCTACAGCTTCAGGAACAAGGAAGTCAAGGTTGCCTTGAGAAAAACCTTAAGCAACAAAATATTCTCCTGA
- the LOC130872723 gene encoding olfactory receptor 8B8-like isoform X2 yields the protein MVLANSSSVTEFILLGLTDQPQLQIPLFLLFLLMYTITVLGNLTLIILIVLNVHLHTPMYFFLFNLSFVDFCYSSVITPKMMMNFVLKKNLISYMGCMSQLYFFCFFIISECYVLMSMAYDRYVAICNPLLYNTTMSPKVCVYLMLGSYLMGFSDAMIHTGCMLRLTFCDGNIINHYFCDVLPLLQLSCTSTYVNETEIFIVGGKDIILPSVIIFVSYGFILSSILQIKSNVGRSKAFSTCSSHIIAVSLFFGSCGFMYLKPSSAISIDQGKISSIFYTIVVPMLNPLIYSLRNKDVKVALRKILNRKKFLT from the coding sequence ATGGTTCTGGCAAATAGCTCTTCCGTGACTGAATTCATTCTTTTGGGATTAACAGACCAGCCACAACTCCAAATACCTCTATTCTTACTGTTTCTGTTAATGTATACAATCACAGTATTGGGGAATTTgactttaataattttaattgtgtTAAATGTTCATCTACACACTCCCatgtattttttcctctttaatttgtCATTTGTAGATTTCTGTTATTCTTCTGTGATTACACCCAAAATGATGATGAATTTTGTACTAAAGAAAAATCTCATATCTTATATGGGCTGTATGTCCCAACtctacttcttttgtttttttataatttctgagTGTTATGTACTGATGTCAATGGCTTATGATCGATATGTAGCTATCTGCAATCCACTCTTGTATAACACTACCATGTCCCCAAAGGTGTGTGTTTATCTTATGCTTGGTTCATATTTGATGGGATTTTCTGATGCAATGATTCACACTGGTTGCATGCTCAGACTGACGTTCTGTGATGGAAACATCATCAACCACTATTTCTGTGATGTCCTTCCTTTGCTGCAACTCTCCTGCACCAGCACCTATGTCAATGAAACGGAAATTTTCATTGTAGGGGGGAAAGACATAATTTTGCCTAGTGTTATCATCTTTGTCTCTTATGGCttcatcctctccagcatcctCCAAATAAAGTCCAATGTGGGCAGATCCAAGGCCTTTAGCACTTGCAGTTCCCACATAATTGCTGTGTCTCTGTTCTTTGGATCATGTGGATTTATGTACTTGAAACCCTCATCTGCTATATCAATTGATCAAGGAAAAATATCTTCCATTTTTTATACCATTGTCGTTCCAATGTTGAACCCCTTAATATATAGCTTGAGAAACAAAGATGTTAAAGTTGCCCTAAGAAAGATCCTGAACAGGAAGAAGTTTCTTACATAG
- the LOC130872723 gene encoding olfactory receptor 8B8-like isoform X1, producing MIQMVLANSSSVTEFILLGLTDQPQLQIPLFLLFLLMYTITVLGNLTLIILIVLNVHLHTPMYFFLFNLSFVDFCYSSVITPKMMMNFVLKKNLISYMGCMSQLYFFCFFIISECYVLMSMAYDRYVAICNPLLYNTTMSPKVCVYLMLGSYLMGFSDAMIHTGCMLRLTFCDGNIINHYFCDVLPLLQLSCTSTYVNETEIFIVGGKDIILPSVIIFVSYGFILSSILQIKSNVGRSKAFSTCSSHIIAVSLFFGSCGFMYLKPSSAISIDQGKISSIFYTIVVPMLNPLIYSLRNKDVKVALRKILNRKKFLT from the exons ATGATTCA AATGGTTCTGGCAAATAGCTCTTCCGTGACTGAATTCATTCTTTTGGGATTAACAGACCAGCCACAACTCCAAATACCTCTATTCTTACTGTTTCTGTTAATGTATACAATCACAGTATTGGGGAATTTgactttaataattttaattgtgtTAAATGTTCATCTACACACTCCCatgtattttttcctctttaatttgtCATTTGTAGATTTCTGTTATTCTTCTGTGATTACACCCAAAATGATGATGAATTTTGTACTAAAGAAAAATCTCATATCTTATATGGGCTGTATGTCCCAACtctacttcttttgtttttttataatttctgagTGTTATGTACTGATGTCAATGGCTTATGATCGATATGTAGCTATCTGCAATCCACTCTTGTATAACACTACCATGTCCCCAAAGGTGTGTGTTTATCTTATGCTTGGTTCATATTTGATGGGATTTTCTGATGCAATGATTCACACTGGTTGCATGCTCAGACTGACGTTCTGTGATGGAAACATCATCAACCACTATTTCTGTGATGTCCTTCCTTTGCTGCAACTCTCCTGCACCAGCACCTATGTCAATGAAACGGAAATTTTCATTGTAGGGGGGAAAGACATAATTTTGCCTAGTGTTATCATCTTTGTCTCTTATGGCttcatcctctccagcatcctCCAAATAAAGTCCAATGTGGGCAGATCCAAGGCCTTTAGCACTTGCAGTTCCCACATAATTGCTGTGTCTCTGTTCTTTGGATCATGTGGATTTATGTACTTGAAACCCTCATCTGCTATATCAATTGATCAAGGAAAAATATCTTCCATTTTTTATACCATTGTCGTTCCAATGTTGAACCCCTTAATATATAGCTTGAGAAACAAAGATGTTAAAGTTGCCCTAAGAAAGATCCTGAACAGGAAGAAGTTTCTTACATAG